Part of the Mycolicibacterium mengxianglii genome is shown below.
TCGCCAACGGCGTCACCCGCAGCGGGTTGTCGATCCGGGAGTGGCTTACCGGCTTGCGCGAAGCGGGGCTGGACTCGATCCCCGGTACCGCCGCCGAGATTCTCGACGACGAGGTCCGCTGGGTGCTCACCAAAGGCAAGCTGCCCACCTCGATGTGGATCGAAGTGGTGACCACTGCCCATCAGGTGGGGTTGCGGTCGAGTTCGACGATGATGTACGGACACGTCGACACTCCGAAGCACTGGGTGGGGCACCTGAACGTGTTGCGTCAGATCCAGGATCAGACGGGTGGTTTCACGGAGTTCGTGCCGCTGCCGTTCGTCCATCAGTCCAGCCCGCTGTACCTGGCGGGTGCCGCCCGCCCGGGCCCCACTCACCGGGACAACCGGGCGGTGCACGCGCTGGCGCGGATCATGTTGCACGGCAGGATCCCGTCGGTCCAGACCAGCTGGGTGAAACTCGGCGTCGAGCGCACGCAGGTGATGCTCAACGGCGGTGCCAACGACCTCGGTGGCACGCTGATGGAGGAGACCATCTCCCGGATGGCCGGGTCGGAGAACGGCTCGGCCAAGTCGGTGGAGGAGCTCGTCGCCATCGCCGCGGGCATAGGCCGCCCGGCCCGTCAGCGCACCACGACGTACGCCACCCGCGCCGCCTGACCTCCCCCGCGCGCCCGTCTCCCGCGAGCGTGCGTGTCCCCGCCCGACACGCCGCAATTTCCTTGTGCAGGACGCACGCTCGTTCCTTCGAGGCTTGAAAACGGACCGTGGTCCGGAATATATTCGGACCGTAGTCCGTTTCAGCAGTCGGCGTCGGAACAGCCCGACACCCACGTCCCGAGGAGTTCCCATGACCGCTTCTGTCACCACCGGCCTCAGCACCGGCACCTGGGCCATCGACCAGGTTCACTCGTCGATTGCCTTTTCCGTCCGTCACCTGATGGTCAGCAAGGTGCGCGGCGCCTTCAACTCGTTCAGCGGTGCCATCACCGTCGCCGAGGACGGCACTCCGTCGGTGGTCGCCGAGATCGACGTCGCCTCGGTAGACACCGGAAACGAGCAGCGTGAAGAGCACCTCAAGGCTGCCGATTTCTTCGACGTCGAGAAGTACCCGACCGCGTCGTTCCGCTCTACCGGCGTGCAGGCCAAGGGCGACAACTACGTTCTCGACGGGGAGTTCACCCTCAAGGGCGTGACCAAGCCGATCAGCCTCGACCTGGAGTTCAACGGTGTCAATCCCGGCATGGGCCACGGTGAGGTCGCCGGGTTCGAAGCTTCGGTTGTATTGAACCGCAAGGAGTTCGGCCTCGACATCGAAACGCCGCTGGAGACCGGCGGCGTCGTCGTCGGCGACAAGGTCACGATCACCATCGAGATCGAGGCCCTGAAGCAGGCCTGACGCCATGCGAGCGTGCGTAGTCCCCGAGAACCGCTCGGTGCGTCCGTCGGGGACACGCACGCTCGCCGGGGGGTTTGGGCGGTGCCACGAGGGGTGGTTAATGGGATGAACTGCAGGTGAATGCGGGTTTTCTGCTGGTTGCGCAAGTTATATATGCGACGTCTAGTATCAGTAACCACGTGTCCCGGAGTCCCCGGTATGCGAAGTTAGGGCACACTGGCACAGATGTCCGGTTTCGGCCTCCGGATACTTGGTCAGCAACGCAGCAAGAACAAGCACCACAGCAGCCCCATGAACCACTGACAGGAGCACGAGGAGCCCCCGTGACTTACGTGATCGCTCAACCTTGCGTCGACGTCAAGGACAAGGCATGTATCGAAGAATGCCCCGTCGACTGCATCTATGAGGGCGCACGCATGCTGTACATCCACCCCGACGAGTGCGTGGACTGCGGCGCATGTGAGCCGGTGTGCCCGGTCGAGGCCATCTTCTACGAGGATGACGTCCCCGACGAGTGGAGCAGCTACGCACAGGCCAATACCGACTTCTTCGTCGAGCTCGGTTCACCGGGCGGCGCCTCGAAGGTCGGGCAGACCGACAACGACCCCGCGGCCGTGAAGGAACTGCCGCCGCAGGGCGAGGACTGAGCGACAGCATGACGCAGACGTGGCACTGAGGGGCGTTTCGGCGTCCCTGCCGGTCTTCCCGTGGGACACCCTGGCCGACGTCACCGCCACGGCCAGGGCGCACCCCGACGGCATCGTCGATCTCTCGGTCGGTACCCCGGTTGACCCGGTGGCACCGGTGATCCGTGATGCCCTGGCTGCGGCCAGTTCAGCACCCGGTTACCCGACCACCGCGGGCACGGCGGACTTGCGGGAATCAGCCGTCGGAGCGCTGCAACGTCGTTATGGCATCCCCGGCGTGGCACCGAGCGCGGTGCTGCCGGTGATCGGCACCAAAGAGCTGATCGCCTGGCTGCCGACATTGCTCGGCCTCGGCGCCGATGACCTGGTGGTCGTCCCCGAACTGGCATACCCGACGTACGACGTCGGTGCCCGCCTGGCCGGGGCGGCCGTGCTGGCCGCCGATTCCTTAACCCAGGTCGGACCGCAAACGCCGGCGTTGGTGTACCTGAACTCCCCGAGCAATCCGACGGGACGCGTGCTCGGCGTCGATCACCTGCGCAAGGTGGTCGGTTGGGCCAGAGAGCGCGGCGTGATCGTGGCTTCCGACGAGTGTTATCTGGGCCTGGCCTGGGACGCCGAACCGCTTTCGGTACTGCACCCCTCGGTCAGCGACGGTGACCATACGGGGCTGCTGGCCATCCACTCGCTGTCGAAGACGTCGTCGCTGGCCGGCTATCGGGCCGGCTTCGTCGCCGGTGACCCCAGCCTGATCGCCGAGCTGCTGGCCGTCCGCAAGCACGCCGGGATGATGGTCCCGACGCCCGTGCAGGCAGCGATGGTCGCGGCGCTCAACGACGACGCTCACGAAAAGGAGCAGCGCGAGCGGTATGCCCGTCGGCGCGACGCCCTGTTGCCGGCCATCCGGGCGGCGGGTTTCACCGTCGACCACTCCGAGGCCGGCCTCTATTTGTGGGCGACCCGCGACGAACCCTGTCGTGACACGTTGGCCTGGCTCGCCGAACGCGGAATCCTGGTGGCACCGGGCGAGTTCTACGGCGCCCGGGGTTCGCGCCACGTGCGGATCGCACTGACCGCCATCGACGAGCGGATCGCCGCCGCCGTGCAGCGCCTCACCTCCTAGAGGTTCGCCGGTCGCCGACTCACTGCGCCGGGCTGTGTGCCCGCAGGCTCAGCGCGAGAACCAGCCGTACATCAGGGTCGCCCAACGACGTGGTCATCACCTCCTCGATACGGCGCACCCGGTAACGGACGGTGTTGGGGTGCACGTGCAGCTCCCGGGCTGCCGCCGCGACATCACCGAAACTGTCCAGATAGGCCCGCAACGTCTGCGTCAGCGTGGGGTCGGCGTCGTGCAGTGCCTGCACCCGGGGATCGATCAGGTGGTCGTTGGCGGCCAGGAACGCGAGCATCTCGTCGAGCAGCACTGTTGTTCTGGCCTCCGCCAGCGACGTCACCGGACCCAACGCGCCCGGGTGGCGCTGAGCGCTGTCGAGCACCCGGTCCACCTCGGCGCGGGCCGCGGCCACCGCGGCCAGCCCGGCGACCGGCGCGGCGATGACGGCCCACAGTTGCACGCTGAGCTCGTTGTGCAGCGCGGTGATGGTGCCGCGTATCCATGAGGTGACCGAGGACGTCCGGGTGGTGCTGGGAAAGAGCACGTAAACCCGCGAGCCGGCCGCGGCCACCTGGGCGTCAGCGCGAAAAGCGCTGGCGCTCAAGGCCAGTACCTCGGCCATCCGAGACGTCGTGCTGTCGGTGTCGAAGCCGATCAGCGCGGCGCGGATGTCGTCGACGACGCCGAGTTCCCGTGCCGCGGCAGCGAGGTCGGCGGCATTCAACTGGGGCTCGCGCAGCCCGAGCAATTGTTGGACCCGCAGCGTGTGCGATGACGGCGCCATCGCCAACCGCGCCATGATGCGGGCGGCGAGCACCGCGGCACCGCGCAGCACCTGCTCGGCGTCCCCGGCCAGCGGGCGAGAACCCTGTTGAACCCAGATGGTGCCCGCGAACCTGGGGGCCCGGCGCGCGTCGGCGCTGCCGTGATGAATCCCGACCGCCAATCTGGGGTGCAACCCCAACTCGGGGCGCTCGGCTACCCGGACCACCTCGCCGCTGGCCCGCAATGCATCGAAAATGCCCCACTGCCCGATCCATTTCAGATGTTCGGCCGGGCCGGCGCGGCCGAGGATCGACAGGCGGCGCAGTTCGTCGGCCTCGTCGTTGGACGCCGAATATGCCAGTACGTGGGACCGTTCGTCCTCGATGCTGACCATGCCGTGGGTGCGATCGGCGATCGACTGCGCCAGGCCGAACAGGTCGGTACCAGAATTGTCGAGTGGGTCGGCCCGGTCGCCGTGATGCTCGAAGACGTGATCGATCAGCCGATAAAGCCGCTCCCAGCGGGCCCGCGGATCCACCGCGACGACAGCCGTCCCTGCCGATACCGCGCGCGAGATCAGGTGATCGGACGGATCTTTGGCGAATACCGCGATAGGCGGGCGGTCCTCGAGCTGGCGGTCGAGCCAGGCCGCGGCGTCGGCATCGGTGAGACCGAGCAGCAGGAACACGTCTGCCGACCGGGCAGCGTCTGCCAGGCCGAGCCGCACATCGTCGGGGTCGATCAGCGCCGCGGACGCCACCGCCGAGTCCAGGCCGCGGGGTGCCTGCACCAGACTGACCAGGGTCGCATCGAGGGCCAGCAGGAGCTGACCCAGCCCCAACCCGTCCGCCGCCGAACGCTGCATTGACCGATCGTACTATCGGACACAACCAGCTTTGTCCGATCCGCTAATCGTGTTCCAGGGTCGACGCGAGAGCCTTGACAGATGGACGCCATCACCGCTGTGCCCCCTCCGACGAACGAGCCCATCCACGACTACGCCCCGAATTCCGCTGAGCGTGACAGGCTCACCGCCGCGCTCGCCGAACTGACCTCCGGGCCGGCCGAGTTGCCGCACGTCATCGGTGGCGCCCACCGGATGGGCGACGGGGAGCGCATCGACGTTGTTCAACCGCACAACCACCGCGCTGTCCTCGGCACTCTCACCAACGCCGGGCGCGCGGAGGCGACGGCCGCTGTAGACGCCGCGGCGGCAGCCAAGAACGATTGGGCGCAAACACCGTTCGACGAACGTGCCGCGGTGTTCCTGCGGGCAGCCGATCTGCTCAGCGGCCCGTGGCGGGAGAAGATCGCCGCCGCCACCATGCTCGGCCAGTCCAAGACTGCCTACCAGGCCGAGATCGACTCACCGTGTGAACTCGTCGACTTCTGGCGGTTCAACGTGGCGTTCGCCCGGCAGATCCTGGCGCAGCAGCCGATCAGTGGACCGGGGGTATGGAACCGCACCGACTATCGGCCGCTGGAAGGATTCGTCTACGCGATCACGCCGTTCAACTTCACCGCCATCGCCGGTAACCTGCCGACCGCGCCGGCGCTGATGGGCAACACCGTGGTGTGGAAACCGTCGATCACCCAGACCTTTTCGGCATACCTGACCATGCAGGTGCTCGAGGCGGCCGGGCTCCCGACGGGAGTGATCAATCTCGTCACCGGAGACGGCTACGCCGTATCGGACGTGGTGCTCGCCGACCCCCGGCTGGCCGGGATTCACTTCACCGGCTCCACCGCCACCTTCCAGCATCTGTGGCGGGAGGTAGGCACCCGCATCGACAGTTATCACACCTACCCGCGGCTGGTCGGTGAGACCGGCGGCAAGGACTTCGTGGTGGCCCATACCAGCGCGCACCCAGAAGTGCTGCGCACGGCGTTGATTCGTGGCGCCTTTGACTACCAGGGGCAGAAATGCTCGGCGGCGTCGCGGGCATTCATCCCCCGGTCGGTGTGGCAGCAGATGGGCGACGACTTTCTGGGCGCCACCGAGGCCCTGACGTACGGCGACGTCACCGACCTGTCCAACTATGGCGGCGCGCTGATCGACAAGCGCGCGTTCGCCAAGAACGTCGAGGCCATCGAAAGTGCCAAGCGTCGGCCGCAGGTCACCATCGCCGTCGGCGGCGACTACGACGACAGCGACGGCTATTTCGTCCGGCCCACCGTACTGCTGTCCGATGACGCCGCCGACGAAGCCTTCTCGGCGGAGTATTTCGGCCCGATCCTGGCGGTCCACGTCTTCCCGGACAACGAATTCGACGACATCCTCGATGTGGTGGATCGTGGTGCCAAATACGGGCTGACCGGAGCGGTGATCGCCGATGACCGGGCTGCGGTACTGACCGCCGAGAACCGGTTGCGTTATGCCGCAGGCAACTTCTACGTCAACGACAAACCCACTGGGGCGGTGGTCGGGCAGCAGCCCTTCGGTGGCTCCCGGGGTTCCGGCACCAACGACAAGGCCGGCTCGGCATTGAACCTGTTGCGTTGGACGTCGGCCCGGTCCATCAAGGAGACGTTCGTTCCGGCGACCGATCACACCTACCCGCACATGGGGGCCTGACGATGCCCGAGCTGTTCGCGCGCGTGGCCCGACCGGCGATCCTGGCGGCCAGCCGATCCGAAGTGCTGCGGCGTTCCGCGGAACGGATACCGGTGACCCGCAAGGTGGTGGACCGCTTCGTGCCGGGTGAGACGGCTGTTGAGGTGCTCAAATCGGTTGAAAGGCTACGGAATTCGGGCCGCTTCGTCAGTGTCGATCATCTCGGTGAGGACGTCACCGACGCCGATGCCGCCAATGCGACCGTAACGGCCTACCTCGGCTTGCTCGACGCACTGGGGCAGCGAGGTGATACTGCCGCTGGCCCCAAGCCATTGGAGGTGTCGCTGAAACTGTCGGCGTTGGGTCAGGCACTGCCGCGCGACGGTGAGAAGATCGCCCTGGAGAATGCGCATACCATCTGCGCCAAAGCGCGTGATGTCGGCGTGTGGGTGACCGTGGACGCCGAGGACCACACCACCACCGACTCCACGCTGTCGATCGTGCGGGAGCTACGGGCAGAGTTCGACTGGCTGGGCACCGTGCTGCAGGCGTATCTGCGGCGCACGCGTGCCGACTGCGCCGAGTTCGCCGCCGCCGGTGCCCGCATCCGATTGTGCAAGGGCGCCTACGACGAGCCGGCGTCGGTGGCCTTCCGCGGCCGCGACGAAGTGACCGATTCGTACCTGATGTGTCTGCGGATCCTGATGGCGGGTCGCGGCTATCCGATGGTGGCCTCGCACGATCCCGAGATCATCGCAGCTGTACCTGGGTTGGCACGCGAATATCGCCGCAGCGCAGCAGATTTCGAGTATCAAATGCTCTACGGAATCCGCGACGCCGAGCAGCTGCGTCTGGCCGGGGAGGGCAACCATGTCCGGGTGTACGTGCCGTTCGGAGCGCAGTGGTACGGCTATTTCGTACGCCGGCTCGCCGAACGGCCGGCAAACCTGACATTCTTCCTGCGGGCGTTGGCCGAGCGGCGTAAGTCTGTTTGACGTTGGTCAGCGGACCGGGTAGGCCGCGACCGGCATGAGCACATTGCCGCGGCAGTCGCCGCTGAGGATGTCGGTGTGCCAGGTGCCCTGCAGCGATCCGTCGGGCTGTGGGGAGTAAAAGACCCAGGACTGCGCCGGGCTGAACAGCCTCGGTACACCGTCTCCCCGGTAACACTCCCACTGCCATTCATAGGTGAGGGCCCACTGGGAGCCGTCCCAGAGGTAGCGCGTGGGTTGCGGAATGGTGGGGTTGCTCGGCGCGGGACCGTCGGAGGCGGTGGCAACACATCGTG
Proteins encoded:
- a CDS encoding YceI family protein produces the protein MTASVTTGLSTGTWAIDQVHSSIAFSVRHLMVSKVRGAFNSFSGAITVAEDGTPSVVAEIDVASVDTGNEQREEHLKAADFFDVEKYPTASFRSTGVQAKGDNYVLDGEFTLKGVTKPISLDLEFNGVNPGMGHGEVAGFEASVVLNRKEFGLDIETPLETGGVVVGDKVTITIEIEALKQA
- the fdxA gene encoding ferredoxin, yielding MTYVIAQPCVDVKDKACIEECPVDCIYEGARMLYIHPDECVDCGACEPVCPVEAIFYEDDVPDEWSSYAQANTDFFVELGSPGGASKVGQTDNDPAAVKELPPQGED
- the dapC gene encoding succinyldiaminopimelate transaminase translates to MRGVSASLPVFPWDTLADVTATARAHPDGIVDLSVGTPVDPVAPVIRDALAAASSAPGYPTTAGTADLRESAVGALQRRYGIPGVAPSAVLPVIGTKELIAWLPTLLGLGADDLVVVPELAYPTYDVGARLAGAAVLAADSLTQVGPQTPALVYLNSPSNPTGRVLGVDHLRKVVGWARERGVIVASDECYLGLAWDAEPLSVLHPSVSDGDHTGLLAIHSLSKTSSLAGYRAGFVAGDPSLIAELLAVRKHAGMMVPTPVQAAMVAALNDDAHEKEQRERYARRRDALLPAIRAAGFTVDHSEAGLYLWATRDEPCRDTLAWLAERGILVAPGEFYGARGSRHVRIALTAIDERIAAAVQRLTS
- a CDS encoding PucR family transcriptional regulator, encoding MQRSAADGLGLGQLLLALDATLVSLVQAPRGLDSAVASAALIDPDDVRLGLADAARSADVFLLLGLTDADAAAWLDRQLEDRPPIAVFAKDPSDHLISRAVSAGTAVVAVDPRARWERLYRLIDHVFEHHGDRADPLDNSGTDLFGLAQSIADRTHGMVSIEDERSHVLAYSASNDEADELRRLSILGRAGPAEHLKWIGQWGIFDALRASGEVVRVAERPELGLHPRLAVGIHHGSADARRAPRFAGTIWVQQGSRPLAGDAEQVLRGAAVLAARIMARLAMAPSSHTLRVQQLLGLREPQLNAADLAAAARELGVVDDIRAALIGFDTDSTTSRMAEVLALSASAFRADAQVAAAGSRVYVLFPSTTRTSSVTSWIRGTITALHNELSVQLWAVIAAPVAGLAAVAAARAEVDRVLDSAQRHPGALGPVTSLAEARTTVLLDEMLAFLAANDHLIDPRVQALHDADPTLTQTLRAYLDSFGDVAAAARELHVHPNTVRYRVRRIEEVMTTSLGDPDVRLVLALSLRAHSPAQ
- the pruA gene encoding L-glutamate gamma-semialdehyde dehydrogenase, with product MDAITAVPPPTNEPIHDYAPNSAERDRLTAALAELTSGPAELPHVIGGAHRMGDGERIDVVQPHNHRAVLGTLTNAGRAEATAAVDAAAAAKNDWAQTPFDERAAVFLRAADLLSGPWREKIAAATMLGQSKTAYQAEIDSPCELVDFWRFNVAFARQILAQQPISGPGVWNRTDYRPLEGFVYAITPFNFTAIAGNLPTAPALMGNTVVWKPSITQTFSAYLTMQVLEAAGLPTGVINLVTGDGYAVSDVVLADPRLAGIHFTGSTATFQHLWREVGTRIDSYHTYPRLVGETGGKDFVVAHTSAHPEVLRTALIRGAFDYQGQKCSAASRAFIPRSVWQQMGDDFLGATEALTYGDVTDLSNYGGALIDKRAFAKNVEAIESAKRRPQVTIAVGGDYDDSDGYFVRPTVLLSDDAADEAFSAEYFGPILAVHVFPDNEFDDILDVVDRGAKYGLTGAVIADDRAAVLTAENRLRYAAGNFYVNDKPTGAVVGQQPFGGSRGSGTNDKAGSALNLLRWTSARSIKETFVPATDHTYPHMGA
- a CDS encoding proline dehydrogenase family protein — translated: MPELFARVARPAILAASRSEVLRRSAERIPVTRKVVDRFVPGETAVEVLKSVERLRNSGRFVSVDHLGEDVTDADAANATVTAYLGLLDALGQRGDTAAGPKPLEVSLKLSALGQALPRDGEKIALENAHTICAKARDVGVWVTVDAEDHTTTDSTLSIVRELRAEFDWLGTVLQAYLRRTRADCAEFAAAGARIRLCKGAYDEPASVAFRGRDEVTDSYLMCLRILMAGRGYPMVASHDPEIIAAVPGLAREYRRSAADFEYQMLYGIRDAEQLRLAGEGNHVRVYVPFGAQWYGYFVRRLAERPANLTFFLRALAERRKSV
- a CDS encoding Rv2253 family sensor-like surface protein, which gives rise to MAVRRLRASACVAATVTGMLFAMCAALGTAHAAGQPWSGRYTVVTYASQKAGTSIAARQSEADFSAQYTFATSCSSRCVATASDGPAPSNPTIPQPTRYLWDGSQWALTYEWQWECYRGDGVPRLFSPAQSWVFYSPQPDGSLQGTWHTDILSGDCRGNVLMPVAAYPVR